In Flavobacterium sp. CBA20B-1, one DNA window encodes the following:
- a CDS encoding gliding motility-associated C-terminal domain-containing protein translates to MRREIIYTIGLLPFIGSAQTINQGLLKVEPGTEVSSYFNFKNESTGDVLNDGDFYFYGDYQNEGLFSYTTNSRTGYVVFEGLMPGMQQISGSSPSSFYDVLFNKSGAEHSFHLTNDIANAGTVNLLNGVVLMDKANGGAFVFLKGANHINTSDRSHVNGEVTKEGNEGFKYPIGDGGYYRFAGISAPVQEAEIYTGEYLLENSNSKYPHASRTGVIKAIDDQEYWIINQSVNTDNSVVVTLSWDTRTTPAWLTANPDLLHIVRWDETQKLWVDEGGAVNYGEQTVSTPVNVDGFGIFTLGTIKENLINPGEVVIYNGVTPDGDGMNDYFIIDNINQFPNNHVTIYNRWGRKVYETHSYDSNGNVFRGYAQGNAIVNEGEKLPSGTYYYVVEYLFDRDGESQWVKKVGYLHLENND, encoded by the coding sequence ATGAGAAGAGAGATTATATATACGATAGGATTACTTCCCTTTATAGGCAGTGCCCAAACAATAAACCAAGGCTTACTAAAAGTAGAGCCGGGCACGGAAGTATCTTCCTACTTTAATTTCAAGAACGAATCAACGGGCGATGTATTAAACGACGGCGATTTTTATTTCTACGGCGATTACCAAAACGAAGGTTTGTTTAGTTACACAACCAACAGCCGCACGGGCTATGTGGTATTTGAAGGCTTAATGCCGGGCATGCAACAGATTTCAGGAAGTTCACCCAGTAGTTTTTACGATGTATTGTTCAACAAAAGCGGCGCAGAACACAGCTTTCATTTAACCAACGACATTGCCAATGCCGGCACAGTTAATTTACTGAACGGAGTGGTGTTGATGGACAAAGCCAATGGCGGTGCATTTGTCTTCTTAAAAGGCGCCAACCACATCAATACTTCAGACCGCAGCCACGTAAACGGTGAAGTTACCAAAGAAGGCAACGAAGGGTTTAAATACCCTATTGGCGACGGAGGTTATTACCGTTTTGCAGGCATATCAGCACCCGTTCAAGAAGCAGAAATCTACACGGGGGAATACTTATTGGAAAATTCCAACAGCAAATACCCGCATGCCAGCCGCACCGGTGTCATAAAAGCCATTGACGACCAAGAATATTGGATCATCAACCAAAGCGTAAACACCGACAATTCGGTGGTTGTAACCCTCTCATGGGATACGCGCACGACACCGGCATGGTTAACAGCAAACCCTGATTTGCTACACATAGTTCGTTGGGACGAAACCCAAAAATTGTGGGTAGATGAAGGCGGTGCAGTAAACTATGGCGAGCAAACCGTAAGCACACCTGTAAATGTAGATGGCTTTGGAATATTTACCCTTGGAACGATTAAAGAAAATCTTATAAATCCGGGTGAAGTAGTAATCTACAACGGGGTAACACCCGATGGCGACGGCATGAACGATTATTTCATTATCGACAACATCAACCAATTTCCAAACAACCACGTAACCATTTACAACCGTTGGGGAAGAAAAGTATATGAAACCCATAGCTACGACAGCAACGGCAACGTATTCCGCGGCTATGCCCAAGGCAATGCCATTGTAAACGAAGGCGAAAAACTCCCAAGCGGAACCTACTATTATGTAGTGGAATATTTATTCGACCGCGATGGAGAAAGCCAATGGGTTAAAAAAGTAGGGTATTTACACTTAGAAAACAACGACTAA